In a single window of the Papaver somniferum cultivar HN1 chromosome 8, ASM357369v1, whole genome shotgun sequence genome:
- the LOC113305321 gene encoding primary amine oxidase-like, whose protein sequence is MEANTCLHCFFLLFSSLLLIVLVRSWFPTDSLFLDCSEYSSWCTTSKNRIYSKSNNVLLQNENLRKPIDHYTETPKHPLDPLTLQEINKVNTILSLHPPFSTNYPSIHTLSLHEAEKSTVLKWKKGHSLPPRQAIVIAFLDSHSHVLVVDLEVSQVISHKIDPTSGYPMLLAEDTKLATTITQEKEEFKRIIVSRGVRLSDIACIALATGWYGPNEEGKRVAKVQCFSQQGTTNYYMRPIEGLTVTVDLEKEKILKIANTRNDIPIPEATDTDYQYSRQKKNKQPLNMKPINPISMEQPLGPSFTIDGHTVNWANWEFHLKPDARAGVIISQAKVRDPDTGMLRSVMYKGFPSELFVPYMDPSEGWYFKTYMDAGEYGMGLTAMSLVPLNDCPHNARYMDGIFAAADGKPFIRSNMACIFERYAGEVGWRHSESPDFGRAEIREARPKVTLVVRTASTVGNYDYIIDWEFQEDGLIRVQVGLSGMLMVKGTHYNNADQIPEEENSSGPLVSKNLIGVVHDHFVTFHLDMDIDEPDNSFVKVHLVKQETVPGESPRKSLLRTKKHVIKSEKDAQIKFKLYDPSEFHVVNPSQKSKIGNPSGYKVVPAGTAASLLDHNDPPQHRSAFTDNQIWVTPYNRSEQWAGGLLVYQGKGEDTLAVWSDMDRSIENKDIVVWYTLGFHHVPCQEDFPIMPTVSSSFALKPANFFNSNPILHVAPIVPKDLPSCSARSASAL, encoded by the exons ATGGAAGCTAATACGTGTCTACActgtttctttcttctcttttcatCACTTCTTCTTATAGTCTTAGTACGTTCATGGTTTCCCACAGATTCATTATTTCTTGACTGTTCTGAATACTCTTCTTGGTGTACCACTTCAAAGAACAGAATTTACTCAAAATCTAATAATGTTTTGTTGCAAAACGAAAATTTACGTAAACCCATTGATCATTATACTGAAACTCCAAAACATCCATTAGATCCACTTACTTTGCAGGAAATCAACAAAGTTAATACCATTCTTTCACTTCACCCACCATTTTCAACAAATTATCCTTCTATTCACACTTTGTCACTACACGAAGCCGAAAAGTCTACTGTTTTGAAATGGAAAAAAGGGCATTCCCTTCCTCCTAGACAAGCTATAGTAATTGCATTTTTGGATTCTCATTCTCATGTTCTTGTGGTAGACTTGGAAGTTTCTCAGGTCATTAGTCATAAAATCGATCCGACGTCCGGATACCCAATGCTTCTTGCTGAAGATACAAAATTAGCGACAACTATAacccaagaaaaagaagaattcaAGCGAATTATCGTTTCCAGAGGTGTAAGACTGTCCGATATAGCTTGTATTGCACTGGCCACCGGTTGGTACGGGCCAAATGAAGAAGGTAAACGAGTCGCAAAGGTCCAATGTTTTTCACAGCAAGGTACCACGAATTACTACATGAGACCCATTGAGGGTTTAACAGTCACGGTAGATCTCGAAAAGGAAAAAATCCTGAAAATTGCTAACACTCGAAATGATATTCCGATTCCGGAAGCAACTGACACGGATTATCAGTACTCCAGGCAGAAAAAGAATAAGCAACCATTAAACATGAAACCAATCAACCCTATATCTATGGAACAGCCTCTCGGTCCAAGTTTCACCATTGATGGACATACAGTGAACTGGGCTAACTGGGAGTTCCATTTAAAACCGGACGCTCGAGCCGGAGTTATAATTTCACAAGCTAAGGTTCGAGATCCAGATACTGGCATGTTAAGGAGTGTGATGTACAAAGGTTTCCCGTCAGAGCTTTTTGTACCGTACATGGATCCTAGTGAAGGTTGGTATTTTAAGACGTATATGGATGCTGGGGAATATGGTATGGGTCTCACTGCTATGTCGTTAGTGCCACTTAACGATTGTCCTCATAACGCACGTTACATGGATGGTATTTTCGCTGCTGCTGATGGGAAGCCGTTTATAAGATCGAATATGGCTTGTATTTTCGAACGGTACGCTGGTGAAGTCGGATGGCGTCACTCGGAAAGTCCAGATTTTGGAAGAGCAGAG ATAAGAGAAGCAAGGCCAAAAGTAACTCTAGTAGTACGAACTGCATCTACAGTTGGTAATTACGATTACATCATAGACTGGGAATTCCAAGAAGATGGATTAATTCGAGTCCAG GTTGGTCTAAGTGGAATGCTAATGGTGAAAGGAACTCATTACAATAATGCCGATCAAATACCGGAAGAAGAGAATAGTTCAGGTCCATTGGTATCGAAAAATTTGATCGGTGTCGTGCACGATCATTTCGTAACGTTTCATCTGGACATGGATATTGACGAGCCAGATAATTCGTTTGTAAAAGTGCATTTGGTAAAGCAAGAGACCGTACCAGGTGAATCGCCTAGGAAAAGTCTCTTGAGAACTAAAAAGCATGTTATAAAATCAGAAAAAGATGCACAAATCAAGTTCAAACTCTATGATCCGTCAGAGTTTCATGTCGTTAACCCATCTCAGAAATCTAAGATCGGGAACCCATCTGGTTACAAGGTTGTACCAGCCGGTACCGCAGCTAGTTTGCTAGATCATAACGATCCTCCCCAACACCGAAGTGCTTTCACTGACAATCAG ATTTGGGTAACTCCATACAATCGAAGCGAGCAGTGGGCTGGAGGACTGCTAGTATACCAAGGTAAAGGGGAAGACACACTCGCTGTTTGGTCTGACATGGATCGTTCTATTGAGAACAAAGACATTGTAGTTTGGTACACTTTGGGGTTCCACCATGTACCTTGCCAAGAGGATTTCCCAATAATGCCTACCGTATCATCAAGCTTCGCTTTGAAACCTGCAAATTTCTTCAACAGCAATCCAATCCTTCATGTTGCACCTATAGTCCCGAAAGATCTCCCTTCTTGTTCTGCTAGATCTGCATCAGCCTTATGA